The following coding sequences are from one Musa acuminata AAA Group cultivar baxijiao chromosome BXJ2-4, Cavendish_Baxijiao_AAA, whole genome shotgun sequence window:
- the LOC135610513 gene encoding uncharacterized protein LOC135610513, giving the protein MDWYSWLSNSSLEPYLVYEYGLLLTNNELEEEDIAYFDHSFLQSMGIAVAKHRLEILKLTKMDRRVPPLPVAKLVAAIRQSKNCLARYLRTLSRAKNPAILVVPTTPYGDRWGGAMLRRKTKLALLRQGRLMITDRGMSIARVPSPSHSASPMFRSHHDQRNAAAAADDDGYWETAVGDMRWDAMFQNLKPT; this is encoded by the coding sequence ATGGACTGGTACTCCTGGTTGTCCAACTCCAGCCTTGAGCCGTACCTTGTTTACGAGTATGGGCTCCTGTTGACGAACAACGAGCTCGAGGAGGAGGACATAGCATACTTCGACCATTCCTTCCTCCAGAGCATGGGCATCGCCGTAGCCAAGCACAGGTTGGAGATCCTCAAACTCACCAAGATGGACAGGAGGGTGCCTCCACTTCCTGTCGCCAAGCTCGTAGCAGCCATCAGGCAGTCCAAGAATTGTCTCGCCAGGTACCTCCGCACGCTGTCGCGTGCCAAGAATCCGGCGATCTTGGTCGTCCCGACGACTCCATACGGCGACCGCTGGGGAGGGGCCATGTTGAGGAGGAAGACGAAGCTGGCGCTTCTGAGGCAGGGTAGGCTGATGATCACCGACCGTGGCATGAGCATCGCTCGTGTGCCTTCTCCATCCCACAGCGCTAGCCCAATGTTTCGCAGTCACCATGACCAACGCAACGCTGCAGCTGCTGCCGACGATGATGGGTACTGGGAGACTGCAGTTGGAGACATGAGGTGGGACGCCATGTTTCAGAACTTGAAGCCCACATAA
- the LOC103982505 gene encoding LOW QUALITY PROTEIN: uncharacterized protein LOC103982505 (The sequence of the model RefSeq protein was modified relative to this genomic sequence to represent the inferred CDS: inserted 1 base in 1 codon), translating into MADGSSLRFGRDSSRSQNSPSQPLMAATSYRGRYGGGRDHTHSSSLRRSISPSGCLRCSSASAFASSSASAFASSSPRSSALLHRSASLIRVIFAGPSPSPRSVRFAVASFHGNHSQQKPAKRPVVGSSDGGGQRRMCMCSPTTHPGSFRCRLHKGIGGRATAVASSSSSLSIRLNARPSAMTNSLVRXEGEWVRRSLAALNRPSSHQQRRHAAFEPRPSRLSVMSKAGDDDPR; encoded by the exons ATGGCGGACGGAAGCAGCCTTAGGTTTGGCCGAGATAGCAGTCGTTCCCAGAATTCTCCGTCCCAACCGTTGATGGCGGCGACGAGTTATAGAGGGAGGTACGGCGGGGGCCGTGACCACACCCACTCCTCATCTCTCCGGCGATCGATCTCGCCGTCCGGTTGTCTGCGCTGCAGCTCCGCTTCCGCCTTcgcttcctcctccgcctccgccttcgCCTCATCCTCACCCCGTTCGAGCGCTTTGCTCCACCGCTCCGCTTCCCTGATCCGCGTCATCTTCGCCGGGCCTTCCCCGTCACCGCGGTCGGTCCGATTCGCCGTCGCCTCTTTCCACGGTAACCATAGTCAGCAAAAGCCGGCGAAGCGGCCGGTCGTCGGCTCCAGCGATGGCGGCGGCCAGAGAAGGATGTGCATGTGCTCCCCGACGACCCACCCGGGTTCGTTCCGTTGCAGACTCCACAAGGGAATCGGCGGGCGGGCCACCGCCGTCGCGTCGTCGTCCTCGTCGCTGTCTATCCGGCTGAACGCACGGCCGTCGGCGATGACGAACTCGCTGGTGC TGGAGGGCGAGTGGGTGCGGCGGTCTCTCGCCGCCCTCAACCGTCCCTCCTCCCACCAGCAGCGGCGCCACGCCGCCTTCGAGCCCCGACCCAGCCGCCTCTCCGTCATGTCCAAGGCCGGCGACGACGATCCCCGATGA
- the LOC103981642 gene encoding protein RGF1 INDUCIBLE TRANSCRIPTION FACTOR 1 yields MPIPTASTRCSAAVHDAKMYTSSSSVTLHKYSPLPRLSLQAPLAVAMVIGKPAWLQALDSEKFFVPCSHHEHAKKNEKNICCLDCCTSICPHCVSSHRLHRLVQVRRYVYHDVVRLEDLEKLIDCSNVQSYTINSSKVVFLKKRPQNRQFKGSGNVCTSCDRCLQEPYIHCSLGCKVEYVLRQKKDLSPYLRPCKTVQLSPDFHIPHDDDEANETTHSTIVEGDEPMASSDSENLSLPCAKIIHTSRNGRRYICARSATSVTDEEYMTANMSRRKSIPHRSPLC; encoded by the exons ATGCCAATCCCCACTGCTTCGACAAGATGTAGTGCAGCAGTCCATGATGCAAAGATGTATACCTCTTCCTCTTCTGTGACCCTTCATAAGTACTCTCCGCTGCCGCGGCTGTCTCTCCAAGCTCCTCTTGCTGTAGCCATG GTGATCGGAAAGCCGGCTTGGTTGCAGGCTCTCGATTCAGAAAAGTTCTTCGTGCCTTGTTCTCATCACGAGCACGCGAAGAAGAACGAGAAGAACATTTGCTGCCTCGATTGCTGCACCAGCATATGCCCGCATTGTGTATCGTCGCACCGTTTACACAGGCTGGTGCAGGTCCGGCGCTACGTTTACCATGATGTTGTGAGACTAGAAGACCTCGAGAAGCTCATCGACTGCTCCAATGTTCAG TCGTATACAATCAACAGCTCCAAGGTGGTGTTCCTGAAGAAGAGGCCTCAGAATCGGCAGTTTAAGGGATCGGGAAACGTTTGCACTTCCTGTGATAGGTGCCTCCAGGAACCCTACATTCACTGTTCTCTGGGCTGTAAG GTGGAGTATGTGTTGAGGCAGAAGAAGGATCTCTCCCCATACTTGAGACCATGTAAGACTGTGCAACTGAGCCCAGACTTCCACATCCCTCACGACGACGATGAGGCCAATGAGACCACGCACTCAACCATTGTGGAAGGCGACGAGCCCATGGCATCCTcggattctgagaatttgagcttACCCTGCGCCAAGATCATCCACACCAGCAGAAATGGGCGGCGCTACATCTGTGCAAGATCAGCAACAAGTGTCACCGATGAGGAGTACATGACCGCAAACATGAGCAGAAGGAAGAGCATCCCGCACCGGTCTCCTTTATGCTAA